The following are encoded in a window of Bacillus xiapuensis genomic DNA:
- the coaBC gene encoding bifunctional phosphopantothenoylcysteine decarboxylase/phosphopantothenate--cysteine ligase CoaBC: MLQGKKILLCVTGGIAVYKAAALTSKLTQGGARVKVIMSASAQQFVTPLTFQALSRHDVYTDTFDEKHPQVIAHIDLADWADLILVAPATANMIGKLANGIADDMISTTLLAAAAPVWIAPAMNVHMYEHPAVKRNMARLDEFGYRFIEPNEGFLACGYVGKGRLEEPETLVHLIEDFFSAAKEQPLKNKNVVITAGPTREAIDPVRFLTNHSSGKMGYALAEAARDMGANVSLISGPVSLKEPAGVEIQRIQSAEEMYQAVMERFSDADIVIKAAAVADYRPKTVHGDKLKKQEGDLVLEMERTKDILKILGQKKTHQLLIGFAAETDRMEEYAKGKLISKNADMIVANNVKTKGAGFGGETNIITIYKRDGSAKECQLMTKKEAAQEILREAVAELAPGEKECK; this comes from the coding sequence ATGCTGCAGGGTAAAAAGATTTTGTTATGTGTCACAGGAGGAATAGCCGTTTATAAGGCGGCGGCTTTGACAAGCAAGCTCACACAGGGAGGGGCGCGGGTGAAAGTGATTATGTCCGCTTCCGCACAGCAGTTTGTCACCCCTCTCACCTTTCAAGCACTCTCCAGACATGATGTATATACCGACACTTTTGATGAAAAGCATCCGCAAGTGATCGCTCATATTGATTTGGCTGATTGGGCGGATTTGATTTTAGTGGCGCCGGCTACGGCGAATATGATTGGCAAATTAGCGAACGGGATTGCGGATGATATGATTTCGACCACTTTGCTGGCGGCTGCCGCTCCTGTTTGGATTGCTCCCGCGATGAATGTGCATATGTATGAGCATCCGGCTGTCAAACGGAATATGGCTAGGCTGGATGAGTTTGGATATCGATTTATCGAGCCGAATGAAGGCTTTTTGGCGTGCGGCTATGTAGGCAAAGGCCGGCTTGAGGAGCCGGAAACACTTGTTCATTTAATAGAGGATTTTTTTTCCGCGGCAAAAGAGCAGCCGCTAAAAAATAAAAATGTAGTAATCACAGCGGGACCGACGAGGGAAGCGATAGACCCCGTCCGTTTTTTAACCAATCATTCATCGGGTAAGATGGGGTATGCTCTTGCGGAGGCTGCCCGCGATATGGGAGCGAATGTATCTTTAATATCCGGCCCTGTCTCACTCAAAGAGCCGGCGGGAGTGGAAATTCAGCGCATTCAAAGTGCGGAAGAGATGTATCAAGCGGTTATGGAGAGGTTTTCTGACGCTGATATTGTCATTAAGGCAGCTGCGGTGGCTGATTATCGGCCCAAAACCGTTCATGGCGATAAACTGAAGAAGCAAGAGGGAGATCTTGTATTAGAAATGGAGCGGACAAAGGATATATTAAAAATATTGGGGCAGAAAAAAACGCATCAGCTGCTGATCGGTTTTGCTGCTGAGACCGATCGCATGGAAGAGTATGCGAAAGGAAAGCTGATTAGTAAAAATGCGGATATGATCGTTGCCAACAATGTGAAAACAAAGGGGGCCGGCTTTGGCGGCGAGACAAATATTATTACGATTTACAAGCGGGACGGATCTGCGAAAGAGTGCCAGTTAATGACGAAGAAAGAAGCGGCGCAGGAAATTCTGCGGGAGGCGGTGGCGGAGTTGGCGCCGGGTGAGAAGGAATGCAAGTAG
- the gmk gene encoding guanylate kinase — protein sequence MKEKGLLIVLSGPSGVGKGTVRKEIFSQPDVEFEYSISMTTRAPREGEVDGVDYFFKSRAEFEQLIAEGKLLEYAEFVGNYYGTPVDYVRETLDAGKDIFLEIEVQGAKQVRDKFPEGLFIFLAPPSLSELHSRITNRGTESEEVIKGRMEKARKEIQMMELYDYVVENDEIEHACSKIKAIVVAEHCRRERVQHRYNKMLESE from the coding sequence ATGAAGGAAAAAGGGCTGCTGATCGTTCTATCAGGACCTTCAGGCGTAGGGAAAGGAACGGTGCGAAAAGAGATCTTTTCGCAGCCGGATGTGGAATTTGAATATTCGATTTCCATGACGACCCGCGCTCCGCGTGAAGGGGAAGTAGATGGAGTCGATTATTTTTTTAAATCAAGAGCAGAGTTTGAACAGTTAATTGCTGAAGGCAAACTGCTTGAGTACGCAGAGTTTGTCGGCAATTATTATGGCACGCCGGTCGATTATGTTCGCGAAACGCTGGATGCCGGGAAAGATATATTTCTGGAGATTGAGGTGCAGGGCGCTAAGCAGGTTCGCGACAAGTTCCCGGAGGGCTTATTTATTTTCCTTGCGCCTCCAAGCCTTTCAGAGCTTCATAGCCGCATTACGAACCGCGGTACAGAGAGCGAAGAAGTTATTAAAGGAAGAATGGAGAAAGCACGCAAAGAAATACAAATGATGGAGCTTTATGATTATGTTGTTGAAAACGATGAAATTGAACATGCATGCAGCAAAATTAAAGCGATTGTAGTGGCGGAGCATTGCCGCCGTGAACGCGTGCAGCATCGTTATAATAAAATGCTGGAGAGTGAATGA
- a CDS encoding Stp1/IreP family PP2C-type Ser/Thr phosphatase, whose translation MNSVFRTDKGRIRTHNEDNGGIFFNSSSDCLAIVADGMGGHNAGDVASQITIESMRVQWQQASPIEDASHAEEWLKSTINLINERILMHSRDNQECNGMGTTLVTALCTNRFCTIANIGDSRCYLFNENGFAQVTEDHSLVNELVKSGEITKEEAEHHPRKNVLTRALGTDVHVTADYYTITFEQGNYLLLCSDGLSNKLARQDMQDILQTDLSIEEKADLFVQQANENGGEDNITLVILEHSAGLESG comes from the coding sequence ATGAATTCTGTCTTCCGGACAGATAAAGGCCGAATTCGTACTCATAATGAAGATAATGGCGGGATTTTCTTTAACTCTTCTTCGGACTGCCTAGCTATTGTAGCTGATGGCATGGGCGGTCACAATGCGGGAGATGTTGCCAGCCAGATCACAATTGAGTCGATGAGGGTCCAATGGCAGCAGGCCAGTCCTATTGAAGATGCCAGCCATGCGGAGGAATGGTTAAAATCAACGATTAATTTGATTAACGAAAGAATTTTGATGCATTCGCGAGACAATCAAGAATGCAATGGCATGGGCACAACTTTAGTGACCGCTTTATGCACAAATCGCTTTTGTACCATTGCCAACATTGGTGACAGCCGCTGTTATTTATTTAACGAAAACGGCTTTGCACAAGTGACAGAGGATCATTCGCTTGTTAATGAATTGGTGAAGTCAGGCGAGATTACAAAGGAAGAAGCGGAGCACCATCCGCGAAAAAATGTGCTGACGAGAGCGCTTGGCACGGATGTTCATGTGACGGCAGATTACTACACGATTACATTCGAGCAAGGAAATTATCTGCTGCTTTGCTCGGATGGGTTATCGAATAAACTGGCGCGGCAAGATATGCAAGACATTCTGCAGACCGATCTTTCCATAGAGGAAAAAGCTGATTTATTTGTTCAACAGGCAAATGAGAACGGCGGGGAAGATAATATTACTCTTGTTATTCTCGAACATTCTGCTGGCCTTGAAAGCGGGTGA
- the fmt gene encoding methionyl-tRNA formyltransferase yields MTNIVFMGTPDFSVPVLQRLIQEDYHIQAVVTQPDRPVGRKRVMTPPPVKAEAEKHGILVLQPEKLRESEELRQILAMQPDIIVTAAYGQILPKELLEAPQYGCINVHASLLPELRGGAPIHYAILQGKEKTGITIMYMAEKLDAGDIISQAEVIIEETDHVGSLHDKLSQAGSRLLAETLPKILSGEIDPMKQDDQKATFAANIKREQEKIDWSKNGEDIYNHIRGLHPWPVAYTVLDGKILKVWWGEKVPSKADAEPGTVLAVEEDGFIVSTGNSTAIKVTELQPSGKKRMSASQYLRGAGSDLAAGKKLGE; encoded by the coding sequence ATGACGAATATTGTATTTATGGGTACGCCCGATTTTTCTGTGCCTGTGCTGCAAAGGCTCATTCAAGAAGACTACCATATTCAAGCGGTGGTGACGCAGCCGGATCGGCCGGTGGGAAGAAAGCGGGTCATGACGCCTCCGCCGGTCAAAGCCGAAGCAGAAAAACATGGAATTTTGGTCTTGCAGCCTGAAAAATTAAGAGAATCAGAGGAACTGCGGCAAATCCTCGCAATGCAGCCTGATATCATCGTAACAGCCGCTTACGGACAAATTTTGCCAAAGGAGCTGCTGGAGGCTCCCCAATACGGCTGCATTAATGTTCATGCCTCGCTATTGCCGGAACTGAGGGGAGGCGCTCCCATCCATTATGCCATTTTACAAGGGAAAGAAAAGACGGGCATTACGATCATGTATATGGCAGAAAAGTTAGATGCGGGGGATATCATTAGTCAAGCGGAGGTTATAATAGAAGAAACGGATCATGTGGGCAGCTTGCATGATAAATTAAGTCAAGCCGGTTCGCGGTTATTAGCGGAAACGCTGCCGAAAATTCTTTCAGGAGAAATTGATCCGATGAAGCAGGATGATCAGAAGGCCACCTTTGCGGCGAATATTAAAAGGGAGCAGGAAAAGATTGATTGGTCAAAAAACGGTGAAGACATATACAACCATATTCGCGGATTACACCCTTGGCCAGTTGCTTACACTGTGCTTGACGGAAAAATATTAAAAGTCTGGTGGGGGGAGAAAGTGCCAAGCAAAGCGGACGCGGAGCCGGGTACAGTTCTTGCTGTTGAAGAAGACGGATTTATTGTAAGCACAGGAAACAGTACAGCCATTAAAGTGACAGAATTGCAGCCGTCCGGGAAAAAACGAATGTCCGCTTCCCAGTATTTAAGAGGCGCCGGCTCGGACCTTGCTGCCGGCAAAAAGTTAGGAGAATAA
- the priA gene encoding primosomal protein N': protein MQVASVIVDVAARQTDRPFDYLIPGQWSGLIHPGMRVIVPFGPRRVQGFVTEVKSSSDVKKLKELIEPMDLVPVLNEELLALADWLTASALCFKISAYQAMLPSAMKAKYEKVFRKRNDREPAAQEVAKLFEGQAEVTWETAAETGLLRVFRQEVKEDRIELVYKVKSKGAKKMMRLISCSASQEEMISYLQRLAPNARKQKKVLDYLLKTEKLSVPAKEIMEATGASNQTLKTLINKGILSETHQEMYRDPYAHRQFEKTEPLPLTELQQKAIAPILQSIEEKRHDTFLLYGVTGSGKTEIYLQSIQRVLEEGKEAIVLVPEISLTPQMVHRFKGRFGDEVAVLHSGLSAGEKYDEWRKIQRKEVKVVVGARSAVFAPFENLGIIIIDEEHETSYKQEENPRYHARETAIQRARYYQCPVILGSATPSLESFARAQKGVYKLLTLSRRMNDQKLPEVSIVDMREELRAGNRSMFSRALFDKLQDRLEKGEQSVLFLNKRGHSSFIMCRDCGYVAGCPHCDISLTYHRYSHRMKCHYCGFEEPVPVRCPECGSDYIRYFGTGTQKVEEELGKLLPQARVIRMDVDTTSRKGMHEKLLQQFGEGKADILLGTQMIAKGLDFPNITLVGVLTADTMLHVPDFRSAEKTFQLLTQVSGRAGRHQLLGEVIIQTYTPEHYSIQLAGQQDYDQFYQREMMIRKLGHYPPFYYLALVTVSHSDVMTASSVTEKITQYLQSHVSEEAIILGPVASPIPRINDRYRYQCLIKYKREPKLKGLLKTVTEHYTKQYKDKDLQVAVDVNPYMMM from the coding sequence ATGCAAGTAGCTAGTGTCATCGTTGATGTAGCTGCCAGACAGACCGACCGTCCCTTTGATTATCTCATTCCCGGACAATGGTCTGGATTAATCCACCCGGGCATGCGGGTGATCGTCCCATTTGGCCCGAGACGCGTTCAGGGATTTGTCACAGAGGTGAAGAGCAGCTCCGATGTGAAAAAATTAAAAGAGCTGATCGAACCGATGGACCTTGTTCCTGTTTTAAACGAGGAGTTATTGGCGCTGGCTGATTGGCTGACCGCCTCCGCTTTATGCTTTAAAATTTCCGCCTATCAAGCGATGCTGCCGTCCGCGATGAAAGCGAAATATGAAAAAGTATTTCGCAAGCGGAATGATAGGGAGCCGGCCGCTCAAGAGGTGGCTAAGCTTTTTGAAGGACAAGCCGAGGTCACATGGGAAACCGCAGCTGAAACAGGCTTATTGCGAGTCTTTCGCCAAGAAGTGAAGGAAGATCGAATAGAGCTCGTCTACAAGGTGAAGAGTAAAGGCGCAAAGAAAATGATGCGATTGATCAGCTGTTCGGCTTCGCAGGAGGAGATGATCAGCTATCTTCAGCGTCTTGCTCCGAATGCCCGCAAACAAAAAAAGGTGCTTGATTATTTATTAAAGACAGAGAAACTTTCGGTGCCGGCAAAAGAGATTATGGAAGCTACAGGGGCCTCCAATCAAACATTAAAGACATTGATAAACAAGGGGATACTGAGCGAGACTCATCAGGAAATGTATCGGGATCCCTACGCCCATAGGCAATTTGAAAAAACGGAGCCGCTTCCTTTAACAGAGCTGCAGCAAAAGGCTATTGCGCCTATTCTTCAATCAATCGAAGAAAAGAGGCATGACACCTTTCTCTTATATGGGGTCACGGGCAGTGGGAAAACCGAAATTTATTTGCAATCGATTCAGCGAGTTCTTGAAGAAGGCAAGGAAGCGATTGTTCTTGTCCCTGAAATTTCATTGACTCCGCAAATGGTTCACCGTTTTAAAGGGCGGTTTGGCGATGAAGTAGCTGTGCTGCACAGCGGATTATCAGCAGGGGAGAAATATGATGAGTGGCGCAAGATTCAGCGCAAAGAAGTGAAAGTTGTAGTGGGGGCGCGATCGGCTGTTTTTGCGCCATTTGAAAATTTAGGTATTATTATTATTGATGAAGAGCATGAAACAAGTTATAAGCAGGAAGAAAATCCGCGTTATCATGCGAGAGAAACGGCAATTCAGCGCGCCCGCTACTATCAGTGCCCGGTGATTTTAGGAAGCGCCACTCCTTCTCTTGAAAGCTTCGCAAGAGCGCAAAAGGGCGTCTATAAACTTTTGACACTTTCAAGGAGAATGAATGACCAGAAGCTGCCGGAAGTATCCATTGTCGATATGAGAGAGGAGCTGCGGGCGGGCAATCGCTCCATGTTTTCAAGAGCCTTGTTTGATAAACTGCAAGATAGACTCGAGAAAGGCGAGCAATCGGTGCTGTTTTTAAATAAACGCGGCCATTCCTCTTTTATTATGTGCCGTGATTGCGGCTACGTTGCCGGCTGTCCTCATTGCGATATTTCCTTGACTTATCATCGCTACAGTCACCGGATGAAGTGCCACTATTGCGGATTTGAAGAGCCCGTTCCCGTGCGGTGTCCAGAATGCGGAAGCGATTATATCCGCTATTTTGGCACGGGGACACAGAAGGTTGAGGAAGAGCTTGGCAAGCTGCTTCCGCAAGCGCGGGTGATTCGGATGGATGTCGATACAACGAGCAGAAAAGGGATGCATGAAAAGCTGCTCCAGCAATTTGGAGAAGGAAAAGCCGATATTTTATTAGGAACGCAAATGATTGCAAAAGGATTGGATTTTCCTAATATTACCTTAGTTGGTGTACTCACGGCGGATACCATGCTGCATGTTCCGGACTTTCGCTCTGCGGAGAAGACGTTCCAATTATTGACCCAAGTAAGCGGCCGGGCCGGTCGCCATCAGCTGCTCGGGGAAGTGATTATTCAAACCTATACTCCGGAGCATTACAGCATTCAGCTGGCTGGACAGCAGGATTATGATCAATTTTACCAGAGGGAAATGATGATCAGGAAACTGGGGCATTATCCGCCATTTTATTATTTGGCCCTCGTGACGGTCAGTCATTCTGATGTGATGACCGCTTCATCCGTAACGGAAAAAATTACGCAATACCTTCAATCTCATGTTTCTGAAGAAGCGATAATTCTTGGCCCTGTTGCCTCGCCTATTCCCCGGATCAATGATAGATATCGCTACCAATGTTTGATAAAATACAAACGGGAACCGAAGCTGAAAGGCTTATTAAAAACCGTCACGGAGCATTATACAAAGCAATATAAGGATAAAGATTTGCAAGTAGCAGTAGATGTGAATCCATATATGATGATGTGA
- the rlmN gene encoding 23S rRNA (adenine(2503)-C(2))-methyltransferase RlmN produces MEQTKTTRDKATEQPHLPSIYSLQLQQLKDWLQAQNEKPFRAEQIFDWLYKKRAATFEEMTNLSKALRDKLAAHFTITTLKTLVQQESSDGTIKFLFELHDGYSIETVLMRHEYGNSVCVTTQVGCRIGCTFCASTLGGLKRHLEAGEIVAQVVKVQQALDQTEERVSSVVIMGIGEPFDNYDQMLAFLKIINHDKALNIGARHITVSTSGIIPKIYQFADENMQINFAVSLHAPNQELRTKLMPINKAYKLPALMEACRYYVEKTGRRISFEYGLFGGENDTVEHAEELARLIKGLKCHVNLIPVNYVPERNYVRTPKKQIHEFERALKKHGINVTIRREQGHDIDAACGQLRAKERTEETR; encoded by the coding sequence ATGGAACAAACGAAAACAACAAGAGACAAAGCAACCGAACAGCCACATCTGCCTTCCATTTATTCATTGCAGCTGCAGCAATTAAAGGATTGGCTGCAAGCGCAAAACGAAAAGCCGTTTAGGGCGGAACAAATCTTTGACTGGCTTTATAAAAAGCGGGCAGCCACTTTTGAGGAGATGACCAATTTATCAAAAGCGTTAAGAGATAAGCTGGCGGCCCACTTTACCATCACTACGCTCAAAACTCTCGTTCAGCAGGAATCATCAGACGGAACGATTAAATTCTTGTTTGAACTGCATGACGGCTATTCCATTGAAACAGTATTAATGCGGCATGAATATGGAAATTCTGTCTGTGTTACAACACAAGTAGGCTGTCGCATCGGATGCACGTTCTGCGCTTCCACTTTAGGAGGGCTCAAACGGCATTTAGAAGCGGGTGAAATCGTTGCTCAGGTTGTCAAAGTGCAACAGGCGCTCGATCAGACGGAAGAAAGAGTGAGCTCTGTTGTCATAATGGGAATTGGTGAACCATTTGATAATTACGATCAAATGCTCGCTTTTTTAAAAATTATTAATCATGACAAGGCATTGAACATCGGAGCGCGCCATATCACCGTGTCGACGAGCGGAATCATTCCGAAGATTTATCAATTCGCTGATGAAAATATGCAAATCAATTTCGCCGTTTCTTTACATGCTCCCAACCAAGAGCTTCGCACGAAGTTGATGCCGATCAATAAAGCGTATAAGCTGCCTGCTCTCATGGAAGCCTGCCGTTATTATGTGGAAAAGACCGGGCGCAGAATCAGCTTCGAATACGGGCTGTTTGGCGGTGAAAACGACACGGTAGAACATGCCGAAGAATTGGCGCGGCTCATTAAAGGGTTAAAATGTCACGTCAATTTAATCCCGGTGAATTACGTTCCGGAACGTAACTACGTGCGAACGCCTAAAAAGCAAATTCATGAATTTGAAAGAGCGCTGAAGAAGCATGGAATTAATGTGACGATTCGTCGGGAACAGGGCCATGATATCGATGCGGCATGTGGACAGCTCCGCGCAAAAGAGCGGACAGAAGAAACGAGGTGA
- the rpoZ gene encoding DNA-directed RNA polymerase subunit omega has product MLYPSIDNLLTKIDSKYSLVSVAAKRARSLQEDHSTQMLESYVSHKYVGRALEEIYADKLTLKEKDDSETYEDEV; this is encoded by the coding sequence ATGCTATACCCATCAATTGATAATTTATTGACTAAGATCGATTCGAAATATTCATTAGTAAGTGTTGCGGCGAAACGTGCCCGCAGCTTGCAGGAAGATCATTCAACACAAATGCTTGAATCTTACGTATCACACAAATATGTGGGAAGAGCGCTTGAGGAAATCTATGCAGATAAGTTAACGCTGAAAGAAAAAGACGATAGCGAAACATATGAGGATGAAGTCTAA
- the rsmB gene encoding 16S rRNA (cytosine(967)-C(5))-methyltransferase RsmB gives MKQRKKQVREIVLDILEAVDKNQSYSNLLLHSAIEKNSLSGRDAALLTEITYGTIQRKMTLDYYLSPFLKKKVEPWVRQLLRLSLYQIVYLDKVPDRAAIHEAVEIAKARGHKGISGLVNGVLRSVQREGLPDIGQIKDDAERISIATSHPLWLVKRWIAQFGLEKTKEMCEVNLTAPVQSIRVNTAKASREEVQQKLETEGFEVAESPIIPEALHIMKGNIARSTVYKEGLATIQDVSSMLVAYALDLESGHIVLDSCAAPGGKTTHIAEKLESSGKVVALDLHDHKIKLINDNAERLGLNNIEAKALDSREARGYFQAESFDRILVDAPCSGLGVLRRKPDIKYAKRKEDLKSLQKVQLEILAAVAPLLKKGGVLVYSTCTTDREENEGTVRAFLSQQRDFEPAELEKLPPSIQALADGFWLQILPQDFGGDGFFISKFRKKVQ, from the coding sequence ATGAAACAACGGAAGAAACAAGTGCGTGAAATCGTGCTCGACATACTTGAAGCGGTGGATAAGAACCAGTCATACAGCAATCTTTTATTGCATTCAGCCATTGAAAAAAACAGCCTTTCCGGCCGCGATGCAGCTTTGCTGACCGAGATCACTTATGGAACGATTCAGCGCAAAATGACGCTCGATTATTATCTATCCCCGTTTTTAAAAAAGAAAGTGGAGCCATGGGTCAGACAATTGCTGCGTCTGTCCCTATATCAAATCGTTTATCTCGATAAAGTGCCTGATAGAGCTGCTATTCATGAAGCAGTGGAAATCGCCAAAGCAAGAGGCCATAAAGGCATCAGCGGGCTCGTAAATGGCGTGCTCCGTTCCGTGCAGAGAGAGGGGCTGCCGGATATCGGTCAAATCAAGGATGACGCAGAGAGAATATCCATTGCAACCAGCCACCCGCTTTGGCTCGTTAAACGCTGGATTGCTCAGTTTGGCTTGGAAAAGACGAAAGAAATGTGCGAAGTGAACTTAACAGCGCCCGTACAATCTATCCGAGTGAATACCGCCAAGGCTAGCCGTGAAGAAGTCCAGCAGAAGCTTGAGACGGAAGGGTTTGAAGTGGCGGAAAGTCCCATTATCCCAGAGGCCCTTCATATTATGAAGGGGAATATTGCCCGTTCAACCGTGTATAAAGAGGGACTGGCCACTATTCAGGATGTTAGCTCCATGCTTGTAGCTTACGCACTCGACCTTGAATCTGGACATATAGTGCTGGATTCCTGTGCCGCTCCAGGAGGAAAAACGACCCACATCGCGGAAAAATTAGAATCGAGCGGGAAAGTGGTGGCGCTGGATTTGCATGATCACAAAATAAAGCTGATCAATGATAACGCTGAGCGGCTTGGTTTAAATAATATTGAAGCGAAAGCATTGGATAGCCGTGAAGCAAGGGGATATTTCCAAGCAGAAAGCTTCGATCGGATACTGGTTGATGCTCCATGCTCAGGACTGGGAGTGCTGAGAAGAAAGCCTGATATTAAATATGCCAAACGAAAAGAGGATCTGAAATCTTTACAGAAGGTGCAATTAGAGATTTTAGCCGCAGTGGCCCCGCTATTGAAAAAGGGGGGCGTGCTTGTGTACAGTACATGCACAACCGATAGAGAAGAAAACGAGGGAACAGTCCGCGCGTTTCTCTCGCAACAGCGGGACTTTGAGCCGGCTGAATTGGAAAAGCTGCCTCCATCCATTCAAGCGTTAGCGGATGGCTTTTGGCTGCAAATACTTCCTCAGGACTTTGGCGGAGACGGATTCTTCATCAGCAAATTTAGAAAGAAGGTGCAGTAA
- the def gene encoding peptide deformylase, with protein MAKLPIVHYPADILEKECARVRDFNKELKQLVKDMYETMIQADGVGLAAPQVGADLQVAVVETDPEVGFITLINPVIVESKGKQTDVEGCLSFPGVYGYVTRASYIKVKAQDIKGRYFLLEAQDFLARAIQHEIDHLHGILFTAKVEEYIEEEKLEKEGAE; from the coding sequence TTGGCGAAATTACCTATTGTACATTATCCGGCGGATATTCTAGAAAAAGAATGTGCGCGTGTGAGAGATTTTAATAAAGAACTAAAACAGCTGGTAAAAGATATGTATGAAACGATGATTCAAGCGGACGGGGTTGGACTGGCGGCTCCGCAAGTCGGCGCTGATCTCCAGGTAGCGGTCGTTGAGACGGATCCTGAAGTGGGCTTTATTACGCTCATCAACCCGGTAATCGTGGAATCTAAAGGAAAACAAACGGATGTGGAGGGCTGCCTGAGCTTTCCGGGCGTATACGGTTATGTGACTCGCGCCTCCTATATTAAAGTGAAAGCGCAGGATATAAAAGGCCGTTACTTCTTATTGGAAGCCCAAGACTTTTTGGCGAGAGCGATTCAGCATGAAATCGATCATCTTCACGGGATTTTATTCACGGCAAAGGTAGAAGAGTATATAGAGGAAGAAAAGCTAGAAAAGGAGGGGGCAGAATGA